In Roseovarius indicus, one genomic interval encodes:
- a CDS encoding ISKra4 family transposase, with product MDVRIIVETTFENGTTKRHPLGRLSRPFRRTQPEGFGLLLEDAKTILGQLQNAILLDQIEEVSEASRICPDCDEVRAIHDYRPRVLDTLFGRFQVKAPRIRRCACDTKSDDVLGGPLSPLAHFFPDRSTPELQRLQAELGARHSFREAARILETFLPCAKQVNTSVRNRLGKVSREICDSEQTQPVIPSAAEEASALTVFLDGAHIRCRPEYQKRHLDVVVGKIESHDKCRRFGLVQQAVLSPASQLRQDLRALGWDHKQTVTVISDGEPALPNLVRVAVGGKVRHILDWWHISMRIQHVENAVKGLLQSRGFSGIPVLFKRPAETLRWYLWHGKVLTATTSLQWLMVDCTRLATDDRVATDAARRVQARCRDLYSYLANNMDSLTDYGRRYRAGLPISSSRAEGCVDDIGNTRMGKRRRMRWSPKGAHRVAVVRAAVLDGRLTGAYQRAA from the coding sequence ATGGACGTGCGGATTATAGTCGAGACGACCTTTGAGAACGGAACCACAAAGAGGCATCCTCTCGGCCGTTTGTCCCGCCCGTTTCGACGCACGCAGCCTGAGGGGTTCGGGTTGTTACTCGAAGATGCGAAGACGATCCTGGGGCAATTACAGAATGCGATCCTGCTCGACCAGATCGAGGAAGTTTCCGAAGCCAGCAGAATATGTCCTGACTGCGACGAGGTCCGAGCCATACATGATTATCGGCCTCGGGTGCTCGACACCCTCTTCGGCAGGTTCCAGGTCAAGGCGCCGCGCATTCGTCGCTGCGCCTGCGATACAAAATCCGACGACGTCCTGGGCGGACCGCTTTCGCCACTCGCTCATTTTTTTCCGGACCGGTCGACTCCGGAACTGCAACGCCTTCAGGCCGAACTTGGGGCACGGCATTCCTTCCGGGAAGCGGCACGAATCCTGGAAACCTTCCTGCCTTGCGCGAAGCAGGTGAATACATCGGTGCGCAATCGTCTGGGCAAAGTCTCCCGGGAGATCTGCGACAGCGAGCAGACTCAGCCTGTAATTCCTTCGGCCGCCGAAGAGGCGTCTGCGTTGACGGTTTTCCTGGACGGTGCGCATATCCGATGCCGACCGGAATACCAGAAGCGACACCTCGATGTTGTGGTTGGCAAGATCGAAAGCCACGACAAGTGCCGCCGCTTCGGCCTTGTTCAGCAGGCAGTCCTGTCACCTGCCAGCCAGCTTCGCCAGGACTTGAGGGCTCTCGGTTGGGATCACAAACAAACCGTCACGGTGATTTCGGACGGGGAACCCGCCCTGCCGAACCTCGTGCGCGTCGCCGTCGGTGGAAAGGTTCGCCACATTCTCGACTGGTGGCATATCTCGATGCGCATTCAGCACGTTGAGAACGCCGTAAAGGGCCTGCTGCAGAGCAGGGGCTTCTCCGGCATTCCAGTGCTGTTCAAACGTCCCGCCGAAACGCTGCGATGGTACCTTTGGCATGGAAAAGTTCTAACGGCCACGACCAGTCTCCAATGGTTGATGGTCGATTGCACGCGGCTGGCTACAGATGACCGCGTGGCGACTGATGCGGCCCGGCGAGTGCAAGCCCGGTGCCGCGATCTGTACTCATACCTTGCAAACAACATGGACAGCCTGACCGACTATGGTCGGCGGTACCGCGCGGGTCTTCCGATTTCTTCGTCCCGGGCAGAGGGCTGCGTGGACGACATCGGGAACACCCGCATGGGCAAGCGCCGCCGCATGAGATGGTCGCCCAAGGGAGCCCACCGCGTGGCCGTTGTCCGCGCCGCGGTTCTCGACGGTCGGCTAACCGGCGCGTACCAAAGAGCCGCGTGA
- a CDS encoding helix-turn-helix transcriptional regulator, producing the protein MSFAKAQDLLRLAQMAASRRGGVSLEDICAEFDVSHRTAQRMTEALEATFVNVSTADDAERRRYWRMDAPLPDRLQPRQETAIEALEIAARTARDEGRIRHSRALEDLRDGLLARLNPRDALRSEADAEAVLAGLGQVTRPGPTVTLKPAVTDAVIEALRGPFRLRVCYGAQGAAPRVIEPHGILLGHRSYLVARQPSRGEGILNFRMDRIHEAEVLNESFQLAWGFSLVTYAAQAFGVYQDPEQYGEVVWRFTPEAAERAAEFRFHPTQVVEPQDDGSLIVRFTAAGWLEMAWHLYQWGDKVDVLAPAGLRELIAGHQRSDFDALP; encoded by the coding sequence ATGTCTTTTGCAAAAGCGCAGGATTTGCTTCGCCTTGCCCAGATGGCGGCTTCTCGCCGAGGTGGCGTCAGCCTCGAGGACATCTGCGCCGAGTTCGATGTGTCGCACCGCACCGCTCAACGGATGACTGAGGCTCTCGAAGCAACTTTCGTGAACGTTTCGACCGCAGACGATGCGGAAAGACGGCGTTACTGGCGGATGGACGCACCCTTGCCAGACCGACTGCAGCCCCGGCAGGAAACGGCGATCGAGGCGTTGGAAATCGCGGCACGTACCGCGCGCGATGAAGGGCGAATACGGCACTCACGCGCTCTGGAGGATCTCCGTGACGGGCTGCTGGCGCGATTGAATCCGAGGGACGCGCTTCGGTCAGAAGCCGATGCAGAGGCAGTGCTGGCTGGATTGGGACAAGTCACGCGCCCAGGCCCTACCGTCACACTGAAGCCTGCCGTGACGGATGCTGTCATCGAAGCGCTCCGCGGTCCCTTCAGGCTGCGCGTCTGCTATGGCGCTCAGGGCGCTGCACCGCGTGTGATCGAGCCACACGGTATACTGCTGGGGCACCGCAGCTATCTCGTCGCGCGCCAACCCTCGCGTGGAGAAGGCATTCTGAATTTCCGCATGGATCGGATTCATGAGGCGGAGGTTCTGAACGAGAGCTTTCAGCTGGCCTGGGGTTTCTCCTTAGTGACCTATGCCGCTCAGGCGTTTGGTGTCTATCAGGACCCCGAACAATATGGCGAAGTCGTGTGGCGCTTCACACCTGAAGCCGCAGAGCGTGCCGCCGAATTCCGTTTCCACCCGACGCAAGTTGTGGAACCTCAGGACGATGGCAGCCTGATCGTCAGGTTCACGGCAGCGGGTTGGCTGGAAATGGCATGGCACCTCTATCAATGGGGCGACAAGGTAGACGTATTGGCGCCAGCAGGATTGCGCGAATTGATTGCGGGCCACCAGAGGTCGGATTTCGACGCTCTACCATGA
- a CDS encoding TM0106 family RecB-like putative nuclease: MRDLDGRIFLSATDLMRFTGCAHATTLDLANMRGTGPAPGDDTEDAALLQKQGDAHEAAHLAHLKEAGRTVMEIERGKLGENAEATRAALAAGPDVVFQGAFLSGNWGGWSDFLERVETPSALGPFSYEVADTKLKRRADPKHVLQLVLYSDLLAEIQGVVPEFAHVELGDGTRATLRLADYAAYARMARERLEAFVADPQPTRPVPCADCGLCRWAEHCNSVWHAEDSLFNVANISRGQVKKLEAAGVDTLEALSTLDHPVRGMAENTQARLVTQARLQQARKTGEPDFELRAPEPSKGFDLLPEPQPGDLFYDIEGDPHYEGGLEYLHGIWFDEQFKAFWAHDHDAEARALSDLLAFFRTRIAAYPNARIYHYAPYEITALKRLTTKYGIGEAFLDRLLRERRFVDLFAVVRGGLIGSEPNYSIKSMEAFYDRKRDGEVKTAGGSVVAYERWRETQDQQILDEIEDYNRVDCISTEELRDWLVGIRPVGPWPTLAPDAGDKEVEEDADTQALRNLLGASCLPAARQDLLFNLGVFHSREVKPAQWAVFDSATKDEDDLLDDLDALGGLEALGPVEPVKRSFARRYTYPEQETKLRSGKKATVPVFDSPPTTVGIESMDRRAREITVKAGPGKADLLAGRLTLHPDWPIQTGVIAAALRDVIADQCGARRYTAVDDLLSRAAPRLRSGATGDLLGGADPVAGTIAVVNDMDGTVLPIQGPPGTGKTYVSARAILSLVRQGFRVGVASNSHEAIRNVLMGCLLALEDDDPDITLENAELAHKVGGGEDGYPDGFFGITRAQSNDDPALTDAHVVGGTAWFFSRDENVQAFDWLFVDEAGQVGLANMAAMGRAARNIVLVGDPRQLPQVIQGAHPEPANLSCLDWMLGEHATVPADRGIFLPTSRRMHPDVCRFVSEQVYEGRLSSHPDTANQGVTGTALPEAGAFWVPVLHEGNAQIAQEEVAAIEKIVTELLGGSWTEKDGSTRSMRETDIIVVAPYNAQVNALRDALPLGVRVGTVDKFQGQEAPVCLVSMTASSAEETSRGMEFLFSLNRINVAVSRAKGLALAFGAPRLREAKCNTVEQMRLVNTLCALPLIK; encoded by the coding sequence ATGAGGGATCTCGACGGTCGCATATTCTTGTCCGCAACGGATCTCATGCGCTTCACAGGCTGCGCACATGCGACCACCCTTGATCTGGCAAATATGCGCGGAACGGGCCCGGCGCCGGGAGACGACACCGAGGACGCAGCACTGTTGCAAAAGCAGGGCGATGCGCATGAGGCGGCGCACCTTGCACATCTCAAGGAGGCCGGGCGCACGGTCATGGAAATCGAGCGCGGCAAACTTGGCGAAAACGCCGAAGCCACGCGCGCGGCGCTCGCCGCTGGTCCGGATGTGGTGTTTCAGGGCGCGTTTCTGTCGGGGAACTGGGGCGGCTGGTCCGACTTCCTGGAGCGTGTTGAGACCCCCTCAGCGCTCGGACCGTTCAGCTACGAGGTGGCCGACACCAAACTGAAACGTCGGGCCGATCCCAAACATGTGCTTCAGCTGGTTCTGTATTCCGATCTGTTGGCGGAAATTCAGGGGGTGGTGCCCGAGTTTGCGCATGTCGAATTGGGCGACGGCACCCGCGCGACGCTGCGCCTGGCAGACTACGCGGCCTATGCACGGATGGCGCGCGAACGGCTGGAAGCTTTCGTCGCCGATCCGCAGCCGACACGCCCGGTGCCATGTGCTGATTGCGGTCTGTGCCGCTGGGCCGAACATTGCAACAGCGTCTGGCACGCCGAAGACAGCTTGTTCAATGTCGCCAACATCAGTCGTGGTCAGGTAAAGAAACTGGAAGCCGCGGGCGTTGACACATTGGAGGCTCTCTCGACGCTGGATCACCCAGTGCGCGGAATGGCCGAAAACACGCAGGCCCGTTTGGTCACTCAGGCCCGCCTGCAGCAAGCCCGCAAAACCGGGGAACCCGATTTCGAACTACGGGCACCCGAGCCCAGCAAGGGCTTCGACCTCTTGCCGGAACCACAGCCGGGCGACCTGTTCTATGACATTGAAGGCGATCCGCACTACGAGGGCGGCCTAGAATATCTGCATGGCATCTGGTTCGACGAACAGTTCAAGGCGTTCTGGGCCCATGACCACGATGCCGAAGCGCGGGCATTGTCCGACTTGCTGGCGTTCTTTCGTACGCGGATTGCGGCGTATCCAAATGCGCGCATCTATCACTACGCGCCCTACGAGATCACAGCGCTGAAACGCCTGACCACCAAATATGGGATCGGAGAGGCCTTTCTCGACCGTTTGTTGAGGGAACGCCGCTTTGTGGATCTGTTCGCCGTCGTGCGCGGCGGGCTGATCGGATCGGAACCGAACTATTCCATCAAATCGATGGAGGCTTTCTACGACCGCAAGCGCGACGGTGAGGTCAAGACAGCGGGTGGCTCGGTCGTGGCCTATGAGCGCTGGCGCGAAACGCAGGACCAGCAGATTCTGGACGAGATCGAGGATTACAACCGCGTCGACTGTATCTCGACTGAGGAACTGCGCGACTGGCTGGTTGGCATCCGGCCTGTCGGCCCTTGGCCGACACTCGCCCCGGATGCAGGCGATAAAGAAGTCGAAGAGGACGCCGACACGCAAGCTCTGCGCAACCTGCTGGGAGCATCATGCTTGCCCGCGGCGCGGCAGGATCTGCTGTTCAACCTCGGCGTCTTTCACAGCCGCGAGGTAAAGCCCGCGCAATGGGCCGTATTCGATAGCGCTACGAAGGACGAAGATGATCTGCTCGATGATCTCGATGCACTTGGCGGGCTTGAAGCTTTGGGTCCTGTCGAACCCGTCAAGCGATCCTTCGCGCGCCGATACACCTATCCTGAACAGGAAACGAAACTGCGGAGCGGTAAGAAGGCGACGGTTCCGGTGTTCGACAGTCCCCCGACAACGGTCGGGATCGAGTCCATGGATCGGCGGGCACGTGAGATCACGGTCAAAGCAGGTCCGGGCAAGGCCGACCTACTGGCGGGCCGGCTGACGCTGCATCCGGACTGGCCGATCCAGACGGGCGTAATTGCCGCTGCTTTGCGTGACGTGATCGCCGATCAGTGTGGCGCGCGCCGGTATACGGCCGTAGATGACCTGCTGTCGCGCGCTGCACCGCGTCTGCGTTCTGGTGCAACGGGTGATCTTCTGGGCGGGGCAGATCCCGTAGCAGGCACTATTGCCGTGGTGAATGACATGGATGGAACGGTCCTGCCGATCCAGGGACCACCCGGTACTGGTAAGACCTACGTGAGCGCCCGCGCGATCCTGTCCCTTGTCCGCCAAGGGTTCCGAGTCGGAGTCGCTTCGAACAGTCACGAGGCGATCCGCAATGTTCTGATGGGCTGTCTTCTTGCCCTCGAGGATGACGATCCCGACATCACGTTGGAAAACGCCGAACTGGCGCACAAGGTCGGCGGCGGTGAGGATGGGTATCCCGATGGATTTTTCGGGATCACCCGCGCGCAGTCAAACGACGACCCTGCGCTGACCGATGCCCATGTCGTGGGCGGCACCGCGTGGTTCTTCTCGCGCGACGAAAATGTGCAGGCGTTTGATTGGCTTTTCGTCGACGAGGCCGGCCAGGTTGGACTCGCAAACATGGCCGCCATGGGTCGTGCCGCGCGAAACATCGTCCTTGTGGGCGACCCACGCCAGTTGCCGCAGGTCATCCAGGGGGCACATCCCGAGCCTGCGAACCTGTCGTGCCTGGACTGGATGTTGGGGGAGCATGCGACGGTTCCAGCCGACCGGGGCATCTTCCTTCCCACATCCCGGCGAATGCACCCTGACGTCTGCCGGTTTGTCTCGGAGCAGGTGTATGAAGGCCGACTGAGCAGTCATCCTGATACGGCCAATCAGGGCGTGACAGGCACTGCGCTCCCCGAAGCCGGAGCTTTCTGGGTGCCTGTCCTGCACGAGGGAAATGCCCAGATCGCACAGGAAGAAGTCGCGGCAATCGAAAAAATCGTCACTGAGTTACTTGGTGGAAGCTGGACGGAGAAGGACGGCAGCACGCGGTCAATGCGCGAGACGGACATCATCGTTGTCGCCCCGTATAACGCACAGGTAAACGCTCTCAGGGATGCCCTTCCATTGGGTGTCCGCGTTGGAACCGTGGACAAGTTTCAGGGACAAGAAGCACCGGTTTGCCTGGTTTCCATGACCGCATCTTCCGCTGAAGAAACCTCGCGCGGAATGGAGTTTCTGTTTTCGCTGAACCGCATCAATGTCGCGGTGTCACGCGCCAAGGGACTCGCATTGGCATTTGGAGCCCCGCGGTTGCGTGAGGCGAAGTGTAACACAGTTGAGCAAATGCGGCTGGTAAATACGCTGTGTGCTCTGCCATTGATCAAATAG
- a CDS encoding DUF4357 domain-containing protein: MSENDWFVMRPQKAQAYGRPEGDGFLVRKDSTAMRDGSASVKRDREERDRLVRQGILVPDSDPDLYRFSRDHLFPSASMAGGVVKDGNCSGPQTWRCSKDGKTLKELP, translated from the coding sequence ATGAGCGAGAACGATTGGTTTGTAATGCGTCCGCAGAAGGCTCAAGCTTATGGTCGGCCCGAAGGTGACGGGTTCCTTGTCCGCAAAGACTCGACGGCGATGCGCGATGGCTCCGCTAGCGTGAAACGGGATCGCGAGGAGCGTGACCGTCTGGTTCGCCAGGGAATCCTCGTCCCCGACAGTGACCCAGACTTGTATCGCTTTTCACGCGATCACCTATTTCCAAGCGCGAGCATGGCTGGCGGCGTGGTCAAGGACGGAAATTGTAGCGGACCTCAGACTTGGCGCTGCAGCAAGGACGGGAAAACTCTCAAGGAACTTCCCTGA